TACTAATTGGTATTTGCAGAACCAATCCGCGCCTTGGCCTCATTGGCCTCACTAGATTGATAACCCAGTTCGATAGTGTGACCCAGGCTTTATAAAATTGTATAATGTCAGTAAGGAGTTCTGAAACAGTGCAATCAAAATTAGCCCCTCTGGGCAGAAGGCAACGAATTGTGGAAGAAAGCATACCAAAACTTTCTTTCTCTTTATAAAAGATGCTTATTTACTCCTCAGAGTAACTGTAGATATGAGCCTTTGAATCAGACATTCAAGTTGTTTTACAGGAAAGATATGTTTAAGTTAATGTGCAATATGATCATGGTCAAATTAATTGCAGGATGCGTCGATGAAGATGATGATGGTTTCACAAAATTCAATGATCTGGAGTCGTGGAGTGAATACTGGAGGTCCCTTTTCAAGGAAATAACAATCGAAGATattaataattatgaaaaagagTACAAAGGTAATTATTCTTTTGCCAATTTAATTCTAGCTTcatcaaatttcttgaaaattctcaaatcagTGCCTTTAAAGTTTATCGTGGACCCATGCATTTGGGAAATTGTAGGAAAGATGCCTTTAGCTCCAAATGGATGTCCAAGAAAGAGTCTCCTAAAATATTGCACAGCTTGAAAATTCATGCCGTTAAGGCGTTCTTCTATTCACAAGTATCTTGATAGATAACTTTTTACATTTCAGCCTTCTAAGGGTAGTCTACATTTATGTGCAGAcacctttttttaagaaaaaattacatagatttAAATATCTCTAATCATTCTAACCaaggtaattttttcttaaaagggTGACTTAACCCTTAGAAATGCATGAAATTCGCTCCTAAGGCCATAAAACAACTAACTAGGTATCCAAGAGACATGTGTGAATAATCAAATTAGACTTTGGACCAATAAGTTTGCTTTGTTCTGTGATGGAGGGGTTTTAGGTTTGCTTACCAACCCGGTGACCTAAGTTGAATGGTCTCTGGAAGGAGTTAAGGGTTGGTTGATGAGAAaggacggagaaaaaattggatccAAGTGCAGGATTCGTTTTCAGAGCTATTCGAAGTGGcggaaaaaatatcatattATCTTGTGAGCCAGATTATACATTGTGGTTGCTGAGTGAATAGCTGAAATAACAAAGCTTGTTTGGTTTTTTCTGGTATTGATAATTccaaagaaaactaaaaatgtaCCCGTatcctttttaaaaatctacCCCAGTATGGGCAAATTCATCCAAATCAATAAAACCTTATTATTCTcatgaatagagaatttgcaggtgtctgaaatttgatgaattttgtgttcaagtggaaactactcagtgaactgaacacaaggatggtcttggttcatgaattgaacaattattggagaagatatgacaaaatgatctaatctgctacaATGcaagtgtttaaatgggaaatgccgccagatgatgtcactaggcggtgcactatctcacttttaaatatatttttatactatttcccttatcagaaaaaaattatataaaatactgcaaaatcagctcttgcAGCACTTTCAGattaagcaataaaaaatttgcatacaaattctccattgtgatgatgaattggatgtatttctgttaaacggaactaagtgccaaattgagttccttttgaagattttagaatATAACGGATAGcagcgttctgtcaaacggagctaagTGCCATGAATAAGCATTGTGAGTATAGGATGGAACAAGCATCGCATTCCGCAACACCGGCTTATCCAAACCCCCTTCTCCCTTCCTTCCCATATGgcacttagttctgtttgatagaaatacgtccaattaacttGGCTCTCTTTTTTCTAGGTTCGGAAATGGAAATATACGACTTGAAAAAAGCTTACGTGAACAGCAAAGGAGACATGGACTTCATTTTAGAAGCCGTCCCGTTTACAAACACATATGAAGAGCCCAGACTGCGTGAGATAGTACAAAAATTAGTTGATGCAGAGGAAGTCGAGTATTACGAAAATTTCTTCAATGAACCCGACAGCAAAAGAGAAAAACGGAAGAGGAAGGTATGCCGCatattgatacatatttttctgtcttttttcaGCTCTTCTAATCCTGATCTTTAATCTTctttcttaaagcaatattttcatcTATTGTTGCAACTCTTGTGGAAAagacaagttaaaaaatgagtcatcatcatgtccaaaaaaaaagggaaaaaagggcATCCTTAGTAGTGTATTTCCTTGAAGTTGTCCGAGTGTCCCAcaggtgaaaaaaattaagtaaacagTCATTTCTCTAAACTCCTGTAATTTTTTGCTAACTATACTTCTCCAAATTTTTTGAGTATATTTGTAGAGGCTACATGGCCTCTCATATAATGCATTGATATCACATCAGGTGACTTCGATAAAACTCTGAGAGGCCAATAAAAATCTTTTCTTCCACCTTGAAGCACATATTGAGCGTTTTCAGGGCTTAGGACTTCATTTTAGACTTTAAGGATGATGCAATTGTTTTTCTTACCAAAACGTTCTTTCAATAACAGGCTTCTATCTAGGATCCCTTTCTCATGCAATGCCTCCTTTCAACCTTCatgaatttttgtattttgataTGAAATTTATCCAGAAGTATCTCAAATTTTGCACAGTTAATATCCAAAGAATTCTTTAAAACGTGCAAGAGAATGTTAAGAGTAGTTAAGAAAAGGTGGACtgaaaaaacttagaaaatcCTACGGGAAAAAGAGAAGTAAAAAGAGAAGTGTGTcaaagaatataatttttaagAAGCAAGAGATGATTTAATGAAGTTCTCTCTGACATAGAAAAGCGCCAGTCTTTAGCACCACCTTCATTcatattagttttatttttttaatgtaacattTATTGATCTTCTAAAAGAAATTACAATATCGTTTAAGTATGCCTCGTGTCTCAAAAAATCATCACCAACGCTTGTTTGGTCTTGTTTTACTCAGCTGCGAACAAGTGCTTGATCTTGTAATCTGAGAATCACAGGTATCGTGACATTGATTTTAGTCCgtaaggaaatttcaagagtgatcatttttttttattacaattcTTATTACTCTAATAAGGAGGGACCAATTTTATATTTTGCTATAAAATAGAGCATTTTGTCATGAAATTAGCCATTTTTGCCTGACGCAAACGGTTTGGTGGCTGTAAGGCATAACCTTTAAATTGCGATAAACTGtagattttttttggaactttttgcacTCCTGTTATTTCGATCTTGTCAGCATGAAGGTTAAAAATATGAAAGCACaaaaaactaaatgaaaaaattggtcTATTTCTCAGTGTCAGGCATGCCTTACtttgtcacattttttaaattgttctaaTCAAACTTTCTTTGTGTTTACAGTATGAAAAAGAGGCCAAAGAAGCAGAAAAACTAGAGAAAAGACTCAGTGCAGGGAAAGCAAAGAGGAGCTCGTCTGGTGAATTAGATTTGTTCCAAGCCATCAGAGGTCGTCAGAATGCCCGAGCAGCCCAGCAGGACTCTTTCCTAGATCGACTAGCCGCAAAGTATGCTTCTCCCGACTCAGATTCAGGCAAGAAAAAAGCAGGGCGCAAAGCCAAGTAAACACTACCAGGTAATCTTTCATTCTCACGAAAATTTAGAGCTTGTTTCAACAAAGTAATCAGTTAAATTTCCcgttaattttcatttcacagCACATCAATGCTAAGGTAAACTACTTTCTTCAAAGCTATTGGTCAATTAATTCCTCAACCCttgcaa
The genomic region above belongs to Bemisia tabaci chromosome 8, PGI_BMITA_v3 and contains:
- the LOC109043246 gene encoding dnaJ homolog subfamily C member 9 — its product is MPGLFECCKKFFGTDNLYEVLKISKSASDKEVKKAYHKLSLLVHPDRVEESQKEEATEKFKVLGHIHKILSDREKRATYDDTGCVDEDDDGFTKFNDLESWSEYWRSLFKEITIEDINNYEKEYKGSEMEIYDLKKAYVNSKGDMDFILEAVPFTNTYEEPRLREIVQKLVDAEEVEYYENFFNEPDSKREKRKRKYEKEAKEAEKLEKRLSAGKAKRSSSGELDLFQAIRGRQNARAAQQDSFLDRLAAKYASPDSDSGKKKAGRKAK